GAAGTCGCTGCCCTCGGTCAACGTGGTCAGGTGCCCCGCCGTCGAGATCGCGACGATCGATCGTGCGGGAACGGGCGAGCGCCCGTGCGCTTCGCGTACGGCCAGCAGCGTCCCCTGCTGCCAGGACAGTCCGCCGTAGCGGACGTCGCCGTCGTCGTCGGTGAGCGCGACGGTCGTTCCGTCGGCCCGGAGGAGCCAGATGCGCTGATCGCTCTTCTCCACGAAGAACAGGAGCCCGTCGGGCGACGCCGCCCACGATCCACCGCCGTACTCGTGCACCCGGGAGCGGGCGTTCCACGGTGCGGGGAGCACGTCGACGATCCGCCCGCCCGCGTCACGGCGGCGTACGGCGGTCCGTCCGCCCTCCGAGGGGATCGATTCTCCCCACCAGATCTCGTCGCCGACGAACGCGGCCCCGTCGAAGCGCGGCGCGGCCGCGGCGGCAGCGGCGGCGGACAGCGGGGACGGCCAGGAGCCGTAGGGGAGTGTGTCGACCATCCCTCCACGGTACGCGCCGTGCCGGGACCGTCGATGCGAAACAACACGTCACAGAAGGGCGGCTCGTCCCGGCGGGGTCCTAGAGTGGGGGCATCGACCCGGCTCCGGCCGGGACAGCCCGGAGGCCGCCTATCGCGCCACGGGCAGGAGCGACAGCCGAGCCCGGCACCCGCCCGCAGACCGCAGCCTGTTGCGGTCGCGGCCGACCGGCCTCACCCCCGCTGACCCGCCCTGGACCCATCTGTCATGTCGCATCCCGCCGCCGAGGCCGCCGCCCCGGCATCCGTGCCCGTTTCCTTCGAGGTGTACCCGCCGCGCCGGCCCGAAGGGATGCCGGCGCTGCACGAGACCATCCGGCAGCTCGCGCGCGTGTCGCCCGAGTTCATCTCGGTGACGTTCGGCGCGGGCGGCTCGTCTGGTGGCCGTTCGCTCGAGGTGCTCACGCACATCCTGCGAGAGACGTCGGTGCCGCCCTTGGCGCATCTGACCTGCGTCGGCAGCACGCTCGCCGACGCGACGGCACTCATCCGCGAGTTCCTCGACGCCGGAGTCACCCGTTTCCTGGCGCTGCGCGGAGACCCGCCCGTCGGCGCGTCCGAGGGTGACGCCTTCCTCGGCGACCTCGAGAGCGCCGCCCAGCTCGTGCAGCTGATCGATCGCGTCCAGGCGGAGCGGGCGCCGTACAGCGAGGCGGAGGTGCCCGGCGTCCCCGGGGCCGCTCGAGTCGCCCCGCGCGAGCGCGTGCAGATCTCGGTCGCCGCCTTCCCCAACGGCCACCCCCGGTCACGCCACCGATACGAGGACATCGACGCGCTGCTGGCCAAGCAGGCCGCGGGCGCGACTTTGGCCATCACGCAGCTGTTCTTCGAGGCCGACGACTATCTCGACTTCGTCGATCGGGCCCGGGATGCCGGTGTCCGCATCCCCATCCTTCCCGGCTTCATGCCGCTCACCTCCCCGGGACGTCTCGCTCGGGTGCTCCAACTCACCGGCGACGCGCGCCCCGCCGGGCTCGGCAGCGCGCTCGATCGGGCATCGAACACCGAGGAACAGCGTGAGGTCGGTATCGCCCACGCGGCCGGGCTCGCCCACGCCGTCCTCGACGGTGGTGCCCCTGGTGTGCACCTGTACGCCTTCAACAATCACGACACGGTGCTCGCGGTGCTCCGCGAGGCCGGTATCCGTCCCCTCGAACAGGAGAACCCCGCATGACCTTCCCCGCCGGAACGATCCTCGGCTATCCCCGCATCGGTCGACGTCGCGAACTCAAGCGTGCGGTCGAGTCGCACTGGGCAGGGCGGTCTTCGGAGACGGAACTGGAGCAGACCGCGGCGACGCTGCGCGCTCAGACGCGCGCGCGCTTGGCGAGCCTCGGGCTCGGGCGTGACGACTCTTCCATCCCGGAGACGTTCTCGTACTACGACCAGGTCCTCGATCTGGCGGTGGCCGTCGGAGCCATCCCGTCGCGGTTCGATCCGCTGAGGGATGCCGACGGCAACATCGGCCTTTCGGCGTACTTCTCCGTCGCGCGCGGCGACGAGGAGCGAGCGCCGCTCGAGATGACGAAGTGGTTCGACACCAATTACCACTACCTGGTTCCCGAGATCGGGCCCGAGACGCTGTTCTCGCGGTCGGGCGACCGATTCGCCGCGCAGCTTCGGGAAGCGCGCACCGAGGGCTACCTCACGCGGCCCGTGCTCGTAGGCCCGGTGACGTTCCTCGCCCTCTCCAAGCCGTCGGACGGCGCACCCGAGGGTTTCCGTCCCCTCGACCGGCTCGATGACCTCCTGCCCGTCTACTCGGCGCTCCTCGCGGAGCTCCGCGACGCGGGCGCCGAGTGGGTGCAGGTCGACGAGCCGGCGCTGGTCAGTCAGTCTCTTGCGCTGACGGAGCGCGAGTTGGCTGACGCCGCCGAGCGCGCCTACGCCGTACTGGGAGCAGCCGCCGGGCGACCGCAGCTGTTGGTGGCCGCCGGGTACGCTCAGCTCTCCGACGACGCCTGGCGGGTGCTCGCGGCCGCGCCCGTCGAGGCGATCGCGCTGGACCTTCGGCGTGGTGAAGTGCCGGCATCCGTGCCGGGCCTGACCGAGAAGGTGCTCCTGGGCGGTGTCATAGACGGCCGAAACGTCTGGCGCGGTGACCTGGAACGTGCCTGGAGCGACCTCGGCGCACTGAGCGGCCTGGGTGCTGCGCAGGTCGTGGCGACCACGTCGACGTCGTTGCAGCACGTGCCGCACGACGTGACCGACGAGCCCGACCTCGACCCCCGACTCGTGGGCTGGCTGGCCTTCGCCGACCAGAAGACCGCGCAGGTCGTCACGCTGGCGCACGGACTCCGCGAGGGTGTCGACGCGATCCGGCCCGACCTCGACGACGCCACAGCCGCGCTCGCCGACCGTGCCGCGGCGCGGGGTGTTCGTGACGGTGCGGTGCGGGAGCGCACGGCCGCACTGAACGACGCCGATTTCGTTCGCGTCGACGACGAAGCGCGTCGACAGGCGCAGCGTGACCTGGATCTGCCGGTCCTGCCCACGACGACCATCGGCTCCTTCCCGCAGACCGCAGACATCCGACGTGCTCGCGCGGCGCATGCGCGGGGAGAGCTCTCCGCGGGGGAGTACGACCGGTTCCTGCGCGAGGAGATCGCACGCGTCATCGCTCTGCAGGAGGAGCTGGGTCTGGACGTCCTCGTGCACGGCGAGGCCGAGCGCAACGACATGGTGCAGTACTTCGCCGAGCATCTTGACGGCTTCGCGGTGACGCGCCATGGGTGGGTCCAGTCGTACGGATCTCGAGCCACGCGACCGTCGATCCTGTGGGGGGATGTCGCGCGTCGGGCGCCCATCACGGTCGCCTGGACGGGGTTCGCGCAGTCGCTCACGGATCGCCACGTCAAAGGCATGCTGACGGGACCGGTCACGATCCTCGCATGGTCCTTCGTACGCGACGATCAGCCGTGGAGTGAGACGGCGAACCAGGTGGCCCTCGCGCTGCGCGACGAGATCACCGACCTGGAGGCAGCAGGGGTCCGCATCATCCAGGTCGACGAACCCGCGTTGCGCGAGCTCCTTCCCCTCAAGGCCGCGGATCAGCCCGCGTACCTCGACTGGTCCGTCGGATCGTTCACGCTGGCTACCGCCGGCGCGCAACCGCACACGCAGGTGCACACCCACCTCTGCTACTCCGAGTTCGACGTCGTGATCGGCGCGATCGAGGCCCTCGACGCGGACGTGACCTCGATCGAAGCCGCGCGCAGCCGCGGAGAGGTGATCGACGACATCGCCGCGTCGGGCTTCGGGCATGGCGTCGGCCCGGGTGTCTACGACATCCACTCACCGCGCGTCCCGTCCACCGACGAGGTGGCCGAACTGCTCGAACGCGCCGCGGCGCGTCTACCGCTCGCGCAGGTGTGGGTCAATCCGGACTGCGGGCTCAAGACCCGCGGTTACGACGAGACCGTCGCGTCGTTGAGGAATCTCGTCGATGCCACGGCGCGTGTGAGGGAGAAGCTCGCGGCCTCCGTATGATCGGCGCTGCGCTCAGACGGCGCGGAGCACCGCCACGACCTTTCCGAGGACGACGGCCTCATCGCCAAGGATCGGCTCGAAGGCGGTGTTCCGCGGCAGGAGCCAGGTGTGACCGTCGCGCTGGCGGAACGTCTTCACGGTGGCCTCGCCGTCCAGCATCGCGGCCACGATCTCGCCGTTGTCGGCCGTCGCCTGCGATCGGACGACGACCCAGTCGCCATCGCAGATCGCCGCGTCGATCATGGACTCGCCGCTGACCTTCAGCATGAACAGGTCGCCCTTGCCGACGAGCTGGCGGGGGAGCGGAAAGATCTCTTCGACCTGCTGGTCGGCCGTGATGGGGATGCCGGCGGCGATCCGGCCGACGAGCGGCACCATCGCCGCGTCCCCCACCGAGGGGGTTTCGTCGGCGGGGTTCTCGGCGGCGCTGCCGGGAAGGTCGATGAGCACCTCCATGGCGCGCGTCTTGCCCGGGTCGCGCCGCAGGTATCCGCTGAGCTCGAGCTGGTTGAGCTGGTGCGTGACGCTCGAGAGTGACTTCAGGCCGACCGCGTCGCCGATCTCCCGCATGCTCGGCGGGTAGCCGTGGTGGGCGATCGAGCGCTGGATGACCTCGAGGATAGCCAGCTGCTTGTCGCTCAGCGACGTGCGCCGTCGGGTCTGGGGCCTGTCCCGGGATGACCGGATCTCGTCCATGGCCGCGCTCCTCTCGAGCCCTCCGGAAGGTCTACGCCTTCGAATGTCGGAGGTAGGTGATGGGGTCTTGTTGTCGAAACCGTATCCGGTTCCGCCGCTGGTGGACGGGAGTGGATCGCGTGTCGCGTTCGATTCATCTCCGATGTCGGACGTGCTTGACACTCTAGATGTATCGAAGATAGATTCGGAAAAGAACTTCGTACCCGGCTCTCCCGGCCGAGGGTCGGGTACGAAGTTCCGAACCCCAGGAGGACTCATGACCACCATCGATATCGCCGCAGCACCCTCGCTGACCTCGGCGACGCGTCTGCGCCTGACGGTGCGCGGCCGCCGTGTCGTGGCCTTCCTCGCCGCTCTCCCGGCGATCGCCGCGCTGAGCATCGCGATCGTCTCCGGAGGTGGCGCGCTGGCGTCGGCCGATCACGGGGCGCCGGAGGGGGCGTTCACCTCTGTCACCGTGCTTCCCGGTGACAGCCTGTGGTCCATCGCGGAAGAGGTCGCGCCAGCGGCCGATCCCCGTGACGTCGTCGACGCGATCGCCCGGCTCAACGCCCTTGGCTCCGCGGAGCTCGTCGCGGGCGACACTCTCGCGATCCCGGCCGAGTACGCGCCTCGCGACTGACATTCCTGCAGCTCGTGAGCGGCTCCCCGCGCGCGTCGTGATGTGTCACTCTCGGCTACGTGCGTTTCTCGCTCGCGTTGAGGCGCGCCGTAGCATGGGGGAGTGAGTTCTCCTACCGACGGACGCGCCCGCCTCGAGGATCTTCCCCTCCGCGACGATCTTCGTGGGCTGACGCCCTACGGTGCTCCGCAAGCGCCTCTCCCCGTCGCGCTGAACGTCAACGAGAACACGCACCCGGTGCCCGAAGAGGTCGCCGACGACATTCTCGATAGCATCGCCCTCGCTCTGCGTGAGGTCAATCGCTATCCCGACCGGGAGTTCACCGCCCTGCGCGAGGGCTTCGCGGACTACCTGGGACACGGGCTCGATCGCGATCAGATCTGGGCGGCGAACGGGTCGAACGAAGTGCTCCAGCACCTGCTCCAGGCCTTCGGAGGGCCGGGACGCCGGGCGTTCGGATTCGGACCCACCTATTCGATGTATCCGCTCCTCACCCGGGCGACCGGCGCCGAGTACGTCGCCGGCGTGCGCGACCCCGACTACACGGTGTCGTCGGACTCGGCATCCGCTCAGGTCGCCGCGGCCGACCCGGACGTCATCTTCCTCTGCGCACCCAACAACCCCACTGGCACCCCCATGTCGCTCGAGGTCATCGACGCCGTCTACGAGGCATCCCGCGGGATCGTGATCGTCGACGAGGCCTACCAGGAGTTCGCGCCGCGCGAGGAGCGGTCGGCATTGACCCTGCTGCCCGGCCGGGAGCGGCTGGTCGTCTCGCGCACGATGAGTAAGGCCTTCGCTTTCGCGGGTGCGCGTGTCGGGTACCTCGCCGCCGACCCGGGCGTCATCGACGCGCTGCGTCTCGTGCGCCTTCCGTACCACCTCAGTGCCCTGACGCAGGCGGCGGCGACGGCCGCGCTGCGCCATGCTCCCACCATGCTGTCGATGGTCGACGAGATCGTCGCTCAGCGCGATCGGATCTCCGCCACCCTCGATGCGCTCGGTTACACCCCGTTCGAGAGCTGGACCAACTTCGTCCTCTTCTCGGGAGTCGACGATCCGGCCGCGACGTGGCAGGGCCTCTACGACCGGGGCGTGCTCATCCGCGACGTCGGGATCGCCCACAGCCTTCGTGTGACGGCGGGAACGGCCGACGAGTCCACCGCCTTCCTCGAGGCGCTCGCCTCGCTCTGACGTTCGTCCACCCTGGGTCGCGAGCGAGGTCACCGCCCCCGCAACACGACGCGGGGTGCGCCCCCGCCTCGGTACAATCGGCCCATGAGCACCTCCCGGACGGCGACACTGCGCCGCGCGACGAGCGAGTCCACCGTCGAGCTGGAACTCGACCTCGACGGGTCCGGGGTCAGCCACATCGACACGACCGTCCCGTTCTTCGATCACCTGCTCACCGCGTTCGCGAAGCACTCCCTCACCGACCTGACGGTGCGCGCGTCGGGCGACACCGACATCGACGCACACCACACGGTCGAGGATGTCTCCATCGTGCTCGGCCAGGCGATCCGCCAGGCCCTCGGCGACAAGACCGGCATCTCCCGATACGGCGACGCACTCGTCCCGCTCGACGAGGCGCTCGCGCAGGCCGTCGTCGACATCAGCGGCCGGCCCTACCTCGTGCACACGGGTGAGCCCGCCGGCTTCGAACACCACCTCATCGGCGGCCACTTCACGGGTTCGCTCGTGCGCCACACCTTCGAGGCGATCGCCTTCAACGCGGGCCTCACGATGCACGTGACCGTCCTGGGCGGCCGCGACCCGCACCACATCGCGGAGGCCGAGTACAAGGCGCTGGCCCGCGCGTTCCGGCAGGCGAAGTCACTCGATCCGCTCGTGAAGGGTGTGCCCAGCACGAAGGGCGCTCTGTGAGCGACCCCGCACCTCTGGTCGCCGTACTCGATTACGGATCGGGCAATGTGCACTCCGCCGTCAAAGCGCTCGTGGCCGCGGGGGCGGACGCACGGCTGACCTCCGATCGCGGACTCATTCAGGACGCGGCGGGGCTCCTCGTACCGGGCGTCGGTGCGTTCCGGGCCGTGATGGATGCCCTGCGTGCCAGCCGAGGCGACGAGGCGATCGAGCGGCGCCTGGCCGGAGGGCGCCCCGTCTTGGGCATCTGTGTCGGAATGCAGGTCCTCTTCGAGCAGGGTGTCGAGCGCGGTGACGTCACCGACGGACTCGCGCAATGGCCGGGGACGGTGATCGAACTCGACGCCCCCGTGCTGCCGCACATGGGGTGGAACACGGTGCGTCCCGGTGAGGGTTCCGTGCTGTTCCGCGGTCTCGAGCAGGAGCGGTTCTACTTCGTCCACTCGTACGGTGTGCAGCAGTGGACGCTCGAGGTCATGCGTCCGTTCCGGGAGCCGGCTGTGACCTGGTGCGACTACGGCAGCCCGTTCCTCGCCGCCGTGGAGAACGGGCCGCTGTCGGCGACGCAGTTCCACCCCGAGAAGAGCGGCGAGGCCGGCATCCGTCTTCTCGCGAATTGGGTCGATTCCCTCCCGCAGGGATAACCTCTCTCCTTGTGCATGCGCGCCAGACGCGCGCCCTCGACAGATCTCCCGGAGCCATGAACGATTTCGCGTCAACCCCTGAACTCATCCTCCTTCCCGCCGTCGACGTCGCCGGCGGCAAGGCCGTCCGTCTGACGCAGGGCGAGGCCGGCACGGAGACGAGCTACGGCGACCCCGTCGACGCCGCGCTCCAGTGGGCGCAGGACGGCGCTTCCTGGGTGCACCTCGTCGACCTCGACGCGGCATTCGGCCGGGGGAGCAACACCGCGATCCTCCGCAAGGTCATCAAGCAGCTGCGGGGCGTGCGGGTGGAGCTGTCCGGAGGCATCCGTGACGACGCGACCCTGGAAGCCGCGCTGGAGTCGGGCGCGGCGCGCATCAACCTCGGCACGGCGGCCCTGGAGAACCCGGAGTGGGCAGCCGACGTCATCGGCCGCTACGGCGACGCCATCGCGGTCGGCCTCGACGTGCGGGGCACGACCCTCGCGGCGCGCGGCTGGACGCGTGACGGCGGCGACCTGTGGGAGGTGCTGGAGCGTCTCGAGGATGCCGGGTGCAGCCGTTACGTCGTCACCGACGTAACGAAGGACGGCACCCTCCGCGGCCCGAATCTCGAGCTGCTCCGCGAACTCGTCGCGCGCACCCCGAAGCCCGTGGTCGCATCGGGTGGCATCTCCAGCCTCGACGACATCGCCGCGCTTCGCGCGCTCGTCCCGCTGGGCGTCGAGGGTGCGATCGTCGGGAAGGCCCTGTACGCCGGGGCGTTCACCCTGGCCGAGGCGCTGGATGTCGCCGCAGGCTGACGACGCCTGTCACCCCGCCGCCGACTCCGCGGGAGTGCCCTGGGAGGGGCGACGTTTCCAGGACAACCCGCACGCGGCCGACGATGGGTCGGCCGACCCAGCCCTGCTCGCTGCCCTGATGAGGTTTCGCGCCGGCACGGGCGATCAGGTGGAGGTCGTCGACGCGCTGCGGTCGGCGCGTGTGCTCATTCCGTTGATCGCGGAGAAGGGCGAGGAAGGACTCGCGCCCAGCGGTCTCCGCGTCGACAAGACGCAGGAGCTCTCCATCGTGACGGTCGCTGCGCCCGACGGTCGACGCGTGCAACCGGTGTTCAGCTCGGTCGACACGATGCGTCGATGGGATGCCACGGCGCGGCCGATCCCGGTCGAGGCGGTGCGCGTCGCGCTGTCGGCGTCGTCGGAGGACACCGATCTGATCGTCATCGATCCGACGTCCGAGACGGAGTTCGTGGTGAGGAGACCCGCCGTCTGGGCCATCGCCCAGGGCATCCCGTGGGAGCCGAGCTTCCACTCGCCGGAGGTCTTCCGCGCCTTGCAGGAGAGCGTGGCATCCGAGTTGTCCGTGATCGACGTCGCCGTCGTCGCGGGTGACCCCGACGCGCGGCTGCGCGGTCCCGAGCTCGTGGTGGTGTTGGAGCTGATGGACGGATTGGCCCGCGAAGCGCTCGACGCCGTGCTCGGCCGGCTGGCTCAGCGCTGGGCCGCCGACGATCGGATCGCTGTGCTCGCCGACTCGGTGACCGTCAAGCTTCGACGAGGAGCCTGATCCCGGCGTTCAGTTCACCGGTCCGGTGTACTTCTCGCCCGGCCCCTGCCCGATGGGGTCCGGAAGGACCGATGCCTCCCGGAAGGCGAGCTGCAGCGACCGCAGACCGTCGCGCAGCGACCGGGCGTGCATGTCGCTGATCTCTGGTGCTCCGGCGGTGATGAGGCCCGCGAGCGCGTTGATCAGCTTGCGCGCTTCGTCGAGGTCGGTCTGCGTCTCGGGTGCGTCGGCCAGCCCCACCTTGACGGCGGCGGCGCTCATGAGGTGAACGGCCGCTGTCGTGATGACCTCGACGGCGGGCACGTCGGCGATGTCGCGCGTGGCTGCCTGTGCCGCTCGCTCCTGCTCCTCCCAGCGCTGGTGCCGCGCGTCGTGGCTCTCGCCCTGGTCGCCGTGTTCGGGCCGAATCGTGTTCACGTGCTGCTCTCTGCTAGACTTGGCGCGCACCGGAGTGTTCTACTCCGGATCGAAAGAGGATCACATCCCACCCGCGCTTGCCGCTCCAGGCTACCGGGTCACGCACTCCGCCCCGCTCGCGCAGGGTAGTCCGTCATGGAACAGGGTGCAGAAGACGGGAAGCCGATGCGCGCGCATCGTGCTGGTGGACGTGATCATCTTCCGCCCGCGACACTCATCTGTGTCACGGTGGCAGTCCCCGCACGAAGAGGAGTTCCGCACATCAGCGATCCCCGCACCAACGACCGCATCCGTGTCCCCGAGGTCCGCCTCGTCGGCCCCGCGGGTGAGCAGGTCGGCGTCGTCCGTATCGAGGTGGCGCTGCGTCTTGCACAGGAAGCCGATCTCGATCTGGTCGAGGTGGCTCCCAACTCGAAGCCGCCCGTGGTCAAGATCATGGACTACGGCAAGTTCAAGTACGAAGCGGCGCAGAAGGCCAAGGAAGCACGACGCAACCAGGCCAACACCATCCTCAAGGAGGTGCGCTTCCGTCTGAAGATCGAGGCGCACGACTACACGACCAAGCTCAAGCGCGCGGAGGGCTTCCTCCAGGCGGGCGACAAGGTCAAGGCGATGATCCTCTTCCGCGGTCGCGAGCAGTCGCGCCCGGAGCAGGGCGTGCGGCTCCTCCGCAAGTTCGCGGAAGACGTGGCCGAGTTCGGAACCGTGGAGTCCAACCCCACGATCGACGGCCGAAACATGGTGATGGTGATCGCCCCGCACAAGAACAAGTCCGAGGTCAAGACCGAGCAGAATGCCGCCCGCGCAGCGAACAAGCAGGCTGCTCGCGAGGCTCGTACCGGTCAGGCTCCGGCCACCGAGACGGTCGAAGCGGAATAAGCACTCCGGCCACGCCGGCCCCCAGACTCCCGCTCAGCGGGAACCACAACGAAGGAAGAACCATGCCGAAGCAGAAGACCCACTCGGGTGCCAAGAAGCGCTTCAAGGTCACCGGAAGCGGAAAGATCAAGAAGCAGCAGGCGAACCTCCGCCACAACTTCGAGGGCAAGCCGACCAAGCGTACGCGCCGTCTGTCGGCCGACAAGATCCTGGCCCCCGGCGACGCCAAGGTCGCCAAGAAGCTGCTCGGCATCTGATCGCCGGCGCATCGAGCGTTTGAAGAACACAGGGAAGTAAGAAGAAATGGCAAGAGTCAAGCGGGCTGTCAACGCCCACAAGAAGCGTCGCGTCATCCTCGAGCGCGCCTCCGGTTACCGCGGCCAGCGTTCGCGTCTGTACCGCAAGGCGAAGGAGCAGGTCACCCACTCGCTCGTCTACGCGTACCGCGACCGTCGCAAGCGCAAGGGCGACTTCCGTCGCCTGTGGATCCAGCGCATCAACGCTGCGAGCCGCCAGAACGGCCTCACCTACAACCGCTTCATCCAGGGCCTCGGCCTGGCGGGTGTGCAGGTCGACCGCCGTATGCTCGCCGAGCTCGCCGTGAACGAGCCCGCCGTGTTCACCTCGCTGGTCGAGACGGCCCGCAAGGCGCTGCCGGCTGACGTCAACGCACCCAAGGCGTAAGCGTCCACGCACTCCCGACAGGGCGTCCTCCTCGGAGGGCGCCCTGTCGTCGTTCCCGGCGGGGGAGCGCGTCGGCTCTACACTGAGACCGTGCTCGAGAACCCCCGTTCCCCGCGTGTGCGCGCCGTTGCCAAGCTGACCAAGCGCAGCGCCCGTCAGGAGACCGGACTCTTCCTCCTGGAAGGTCCCCAAGCGGCTCGTGAGGCTCTCGCCTACCGCCCCGACACGATCGTGGAGATCTTCGCGACTCCCGCGGCGATGGACAAGCACCAGGATGTGCGCGACGCCGCCCGGAACGCCGGTCTGGACATCGAGTTCACGACAGAGGCCGTGCTCGACGCGATGGCGGACACCGTGACGCCTCAGGGGATCGTCGCGGTGGCGAGGCAGTCGCCGTCTGCGGTGAAGGATGTGTTCGCGGCTTCGCCCTCACTCATCGCCATCTGTGAAGAGGTGCGCGACCCGGGCAACCTCGGAACCATCATCCGCGCGGCGGATGCCGCAGGTGCGGATGCCGTCATCCTCACCGGGAGGACGGTCGACCCCTACAATCCGAAGGTCGTCCGCGCGACGACGGGCTCGCTCTTCCATCTGCCGATCGCCGTCGGAGCCGACCTCGCCGACATCGTGACGCGCGCGCACAGCGTCGGGCTGCGTGTGGTCGCGGCGGATGTCGGCGGCGAGGACTTCCTCGCGCATCGGCCGACACTGGCCGAGCCGACCGCCTGGCTCTTCGGCAACGAGGCGAGGGGGCTGGAAGACGGCGCGCTCTCGCTGGTCGACCTCACGCTGCGCCTCCCGATCTACGGTCGAGCCGAGTCGCTGAACCTCGCGACCGCCGCGAGCGTCTGCCTCTACGAGAGCGCGTTCGCGCAGCGCAGCGGAGCGCGGCCGTGAGCCCGTTCTCCAAGACGAACAGCCGCACCGAGGGCCCGCGTCCGCCCTGGTGGCGCCGTGTGGCAGCCTGGCTGCGATCGCTGTTCCGCCGATCCTGAGGACAGCGGGCGACGCGCGCGTGCCAGGTTCCGGACCTGTTACAGATCGGTAAAGGTGCTGTGGAAAACCCCAGCACGCACCCCCGGTAGCGCCTACGCTGGCCGGATGACGGCTTCTGAGCACGACGCAGCACACGAGTCAGCACCGGCCACGTCCAACATCTCCGTCCGCCGCGGCGACCCCCTCGTGGTCATCGAGAACGTGCAGAAGCACTACGGAGATTTCCACGCCCTGAAAGATGTCGACCTCACGGTCAACCGCGGCGAAGTCGTCGTGGTCATCGGTCCGTCGGGTTCGGGGAAGTCGACGCTGTGCCGCACGATCAATCGCCTCGAGACCATCACGAGCGGCAGCATCACGATCGACGGGAAGGAACTCCCCAAGGAGGGGAAGGGTCTCGCCGCCCTCCGCGCCGACGTCGGCATGGT
This genomic window from Candidatus Microbacterium phytovorans contains:
- a CDS encoding SseB family protein, with translation MSPQADDACHPAADSAGVPWEGRRFQDNPHAADDGSADPALLAALMRFRAGTGDQVEVVDALRSARVLIPLIAEKGEEGLAPSGLRVDKTQELSIVTVAAPDGRRVQPVFSSVDTMRRWDATARPIPVEAVRVALSASSEDTDLIVIDPTSETEFVVRRPAVWAIAQGIPWEPSFHSPEVFRALQESVASELSVIDVAVVAGDPDARLRGPELVVVLELMDGLAREALDAVLGRLAQRWAADDRIAVLADSVTVKLRRGA
- a CDS encoding DUF1844 domain-containing protein, which codes for MNTIRPEHGDQGESHDARHQRWEEQERAAQAATRDIADVPAVEVITTAAVHLMSAAAVKVGLADAPETQTDLDEARKLINALAGLITAGAPEISDMHARSLRDGLRSLQLAFREASVLPDPIGQGPGEKYTGPVN
- the infC gene encoding translation initiation factor IF-3 gives rise to the protein MAVPARRGVPHISDPRTNDRIRVPEVRLVGPAGEQVGVVRIEVALRLAQEADLDLVEVAPNSKPPVVKIMDYGKFKYEAAQKAKEARRNQANTILKEVRFRLKIEAHDYTTKLKRAEGFLQAGDKVKAMILFRGREQSRPEQGVRLLRKFAEDVAEFGTVESNPTIDGRNMVMVIAPHKNKSEVKTEQNAARAANKQAAREARTGQAPATETVEAE
- the rpmI gene encoding 50S ribosomal protein L35 — encoded protein: MPKQKTHSGAKKRFKVTGSGKIKKQQANLRHNFEGKPTKRTRRLSADKILAPGDAKVAKKLLGI
- the rplT gene encoding 50S ribosomal protein L20; translation: MARVKRAVNAHKKRRVILERASGYRGQRSRLYRKAKEQVTHSLVYAYRDRRKRKGDFRRLWIQRINAASRQNGLTYNRFIQGLGLAGVQVDRRMLAELAVNEPAVFTSLVETARKALPADVNAPKA
- a CDS encoding RNA methyltransferase, whose product is MLENPRSPRVRAVAKLTKRSARQETGLFLLEGPQAAREALAYRPDTIVEIFATPAAMDKHQDVRDAARNAGLDIEFTTEAVLDAMADTVTPQGIVAVARQSPSAVKDVFAASPSLIAICEEVRDPGNLGTIIRAADAAGADAVILTGRTVDPYNPKVVRATTGSLFHLPIAVGADLADIVTRAHSVGLRVVAADVGGEDFLAHRPTLAEPTAWLFGNEARGLEDGALSLVDLTLRLPIYGRAESLNLATAASVCLYESAFAQRSGARP